A single window of Nicotiana tomentosiformis chromosome 1, ASM39032v3, whole genome shotgun sequence DNA harbors:
- the LOC138910808 gene encoding uncharacterized protein → MGAACSLMNHVVLPEDQWVSHLKNFNTASNGILTTTVITKHQVTIDFFPGLKCRTKLIGSDVLVKYLVVGFDVFRQLKDQLQIRTNGITFKKQFKPYSEIPRLFQITNDKQIKEIEQNLIEHSCVESHKDFMKKGKSPLWKNEVFFYQAPFQEE, encoded by the coding sequence ATGGGAGCTGCATGTTCACTCATGAATCATGTTGTTCTCCCTGAAGATCAATGGGTGTCGCACCTTAAGAATTTCAACACTGCATCAAATGGAATCCTGACTACCACCGTCATCACAAAGCATCAAGTCACAATTGATTTCTTTCCAGGATTGAAGTGTAGAACCAAGCTGATAGGGTCCGATGTACTAgtaaaatatcttgttgttggaTTTGACGTTTTTAGACAACTAAAAGATCAACTCCAGATCAGGACTAATGGGATAACCTTTAAGAAGCAGTTCAAACCTTATTCTGAAATTCCAAGGCTATTCCAAATCaccaatgacaaacaaatcaaggaGATTGAACAAAATCTCATTGAGCATTCATGTGTTGAAtcccacaaggattttatgaagaAGGGGAAAAGCCCATTATGGAAAAACGAAGTGTTTTTTTATCAAGCTCCATTTCAAGAAGAATGA